One window from the genome of Manis pentadactyla isolate mManPen7 chromosome 15, mManPen7.hap1, whole genome shotgun sequence encodes:
- the CALB2 gene encoding calretinin has translation MAGPQQQPPYLHLAELTASQFLEIWKHFDADGNGYIEGKELENFFRELEKARKGSGMMSKSDNFGEKMKEFMQKYDKNADGKIEMAELAQILPTEENFLLCFRQHVGSSTEFMEAWRKYDTDRSGYIEANELKGFLSDLLKKANRPCGEPKLREYTQTILRMFDLNGDGKLGLSEMSRLLPVQENFLLKFQGMKLTAEEFNAIFTFYDKDGSGYIDENELDALLKDLYDKNRKEMNIQQLTNYRKSVMSLAEAGKLYRKDLEIVLCSETPM, from the exons ATGGCTGGCCCGCAGCAGCAGCCCCCTTACCTGCACTTGGCCGAGCTGACGGCGTCCCAGTTCCTGGAAATCTGGAAGCACTTTGACGCAGACG GAAATGGGTATATTGAAGGTAAAGAGCTAGAAAACTTTTTCCGAGAGCTGGAGAAGGCAAGAAAAGGCTCTGGCATG ATGTCAAAGAGCGACAACTTCGGGGAGAAGATGAAAGAGTTCATGCAGAAGTATGACAAGAATGCAGATGGGAAAATCGAGATGGCAGAG CTGGCACAGATCCTGCCGACCGAGGAGAACTTCCTTCTGTGCTTCCGGCAGCACGTGGGCTCCAGCACCGAATTTATGGAG gcttggcGGAAGTATGACACAGACAGAAGTGGCTACATCGAAGCCAACGAGCTCAAG GGGTTCCTGTCTGACTTGCTGAAGAAGGCGAACCGGCCGTGCGGTGAGCCCAAGCTCCGGGAGTACACCCAGACCATA CTGAGGATGTTTGACTTGAACGGGGACGGCAAGTTGGGCCTCTCCGAGATGTCCCG ACTCTTACCTGTACAGGAAAACTTCCTGCTTAAATTTCAG GGCATGAAGCTGACTGCAGAGGAGTTCAATGCGATCTTCACGTTTTACGACAAG GACGGCAGCGGCTACATTGACGAGAACGAGCTGGACGCCCTTCTGAAGGATCTGTACGACAAAAACAGGAAG GAAATGAATATCCAGCAGCTCACCAACTACAGGAAGAGCGTCATGTCCCTGGCCGAGGCGGGGAAGCTCTACCGCAAGGACCTGGAGATTGTCCTCTGCAGCGAGACCCCCATGTAA